The Thermococcus sp. genome has a window encoding:
- a CDS encoding amino acid ABC transporter permease, with protein sequence MIGTMVSLDTAVRMLFEGAKITVVLSILSILLGLLIGLPIAIIETYGGKTLRYVAMVYEGTLRGIPLLAIYMVIFFSMPLITGIGLPAFWAAVLGLGLRSSAYQSQIFRSTIQAVGEGQVEAAYSLGMSKLEVLRYIVLPQALRMAVPAWMNEYVIVLKDTSVALAVGIVELTRQAQYLVSITGEPFHYYGLAAVFYLIMVLPLTYLAGILAKKYGIKGTGGVSNVRL encoded by the coding sequence TTGATTGGAACTATGGTGTCTTTGGACACTGCAGTCAGAATGCTTTTTGAGGGTGCCAAGATAACCGTGGTGCTCTCGATTCTATCAATACTTCTTGGACTTCTGATAGGCCTTCCAATAGCCATAATTGAAACCTACGGTGGGAAAACTTTGAGGTACGTTGCCATGGTTTATGAGGGGACCTTGAGGGGAATTCCTCTTCTTGCGATATACATGGTGATTTTCTTTTCGATGCCTCTTATAACTGGAATCGGATTGCCAGCTTTCTGGGCGGCCGTCCTTGGTTTGGGACTACGCTCTTCTGCATACCAGTCTCAGATATTTAGGAGCACAATTCAGGCGGTTGGGGAGGGACAAGTGGAAGCAGCCTATTCTCTGGGGATGTCAAAGTTAGAAGTGTTGAGATACATAGTTCTCCCCCAAGCTCTTAGGATGGCCGTTCCTGCATGGATGAATGAATATGTAATAGTTCTCAAAGATACCTCCGTAGCCTTAGCTGTGGGGATAGTAGAACTCACACGGCAGGCTCAGTATCTGGTTTCAATAACGGGCGAGCCATTTCACTACTACGGTTTAGCGGCTGTTTTCTATCTTATAATGGTTCTTCCGCTCACGTATCTTGCTGGGATCCTTGCAAAGAAGTATGGTATAAAAGGAACAGGGGGTGTTTCAAACGTCAGGCTCTAA
- a CDS encoding amino acid ABC transporter ATP-binding protein: MFQTSGSNVLIIRNLKKKFGSKTVLDGVSFGVRRGETKVIIGPSGAGKSTLLRCINRLVEPDSGEIIFDGINVLSKDVDIKKIRARIGFVFQHFNLFKHLTALENVKIGPKVVKGLSDDEAEKLAVKSLRAVHLEEDAFEKYPAELSGGQQQRVAIARALAMEPDIILFDEPTSALDPQLAGEVLDVMRELAKKNVTMLVVTHEIGFALNAADEVLFFYNGKIWEQGKPRELLYSPQREETKAFLKRIADLSL, from the coding sequence GTGTTTCAAACGTCAGGCTCTAACGTTCTAATCATAAGGAATCTCAAAAAGAAGTTTGGCTCAAAAACAGTTCTGGACGGAGTTTCATTTGGAGTTAGAAGGGGCGAGACAAAGGTTATAATAGGTCCAAGTGGGGCTGGGAAGAGTACCCTTCTGAGGTGCATTAATAGGCTAGTTGAGCCTGACAGTGGAGAGATAATCTTTGATGGCATAAACGTTCTATCCAAAGACGTTGATATAAAGAAGATACGCGCGAGAATAGGGTTTGTGTTCCAGCATTTTAATCTCTTTAAACACCTGACAGCCCTTGAAAACGTGAAAATTGGACCAAAGGTCGTTAAAGGTCTGAGTGACGATGAGGCAGAAAAGCTCGCGGTTAAATCCCTTAGAGCAGTTCATCTTGAGGAAGATGCCTTCGAGAAATATCCAGCGGAACTGAGCGGAGGACAGCAACAGAGGGTTGCAATAGCAAGGGCACTCGCAATGGAGCCGGATATAATTCTCTTCGATGAACCAACGTCGGCACTTGATCCTCAGCTGGCAGGAGAAGTCTTGGACGTTATGAGAGAACTCGCAAAGAAAAACGTGACGATGCTAGTTGTTACCCACGAAATAGGATTTGCCCTGAATGCAGCCGATGAAGTTCTGTTTTTCTACAACGGAAAAATCTGGGAACAGGGGAAGCCGAGGGAGTTACTTTACAGCCCTCAGAGGGAGGAAACAAAGGCCTTTCTGAAGAGAATAGCTGACCTGTCTCTGTGA
- a CDS encoding amino acid ABC transporter permease: MDYGFILLQLLKGLKVTLELTILGFIGGFVLGFLLAIARTYGRGLPKALAIAYIELIRGTPMLLQLYIIGFGLPLLIRQHFENFVMSPTLAAMLGIMLNSAAYQAEYMRGAFNSIESGQIEAALSLGMSKWQIIRHIIFPQAFRIMLPSWTNEMVYLLKYSSLAMLLAVPELMYMASVTASETFLYAQIYLIVAGIYLVFATLIIQVMRIVEVRIHIPGVTMIKR; encoded by the coding sequence ATGGACTACGGTTTCATACTACTTCAACTCCTCAAAGGGCTTAAGGTTACGCTGGAGTTAACAATTCTGGGGTTCATAGGGGGATTTGTCCTCGGCTTTCTCTTGGCCATCGCGAGAACTTACGGAAGGGGATTACCAAAGGCGCTTGCAATAGCTTACATCGAGCTTATAAGGGGCACTCCAATGCTTCTTCAGCTCTACATTATCGGGTTTGGACTTCCTCTCTTGATAAGACAGCACTTTGAAAACTTCGTAATGAGTCCAACACTCGCGGCGATGCTCGGCATAATGCTCAACAGCGCAGCATATCAGGCAGAATATATGAGGGGTGCTTTCAACTCCATAGAATCAGGTCAGATTGAAGCAGCTCTCTCCTTGGGAATGAGTAAATGGCAGATAATAAGGCATATAATATTCCCTCAGGCGTTTAGGATAATGCTCCCCAGCTGGACCAACGAGATGGTTTACCTTCTCAAGTACTCCTCGCTGGCAATGCTCCTTGCGGTTCCAGAACTTATGTACATGGCCAGTGTTACAGCCTCAGAAACCTTCCTCTACGCACAAATATACCTTATAGTCGCGGGTATCTACCTCGTATTTGCGACACTGATAATACAGGTGATGCGCATAGTAGAGGTAAGGATCCATATTCCGGGGGTAACAATGATAAAGAGATAG
- the cobO gene encoding cob(I)yrinic acid a,c-diamide adenosyltransferase — protein sequence MSWKDKLGLIHIYTGNGKGKTTAAFGLAVRMLGSGGKVAIIQFMKAPKVYGEQKKIEECGALIESFGLPKFVHGKPEPDDIEAAKRALKRAEDLVSSGEWDLVILDEICVALGFKMLDVEEVKELIDKKAPKTELVLTGRYCPEELFELADYVTEMKEVKHPYQKGIIARRGVEY from the coding sequence ATGTCATGGAAAGACAAACTCGGTTTAATTCACATTTACACAGGAAACGGAAAGGGGAAGACAACTGCCGCGTTTGGCCTCGCTGTGAGGATGCTCGGCTCCGGCGGGAAGGTTGCGATAATCCAGTTCATGAAGGCTCCAAAAGTCTACGGTGAGCAGAAGAAAATCGAGGAATGCGGTGCGCTCATAGAGTCCTTCGGACTGCCAAAGTTCGTCCACGGGAAGCCAGAGCCAGATGATATAGAGGCCGCAAAGAGGGCCTTGAAGAGGGCGGAGGATCTAGTCTCCAGCGGTGAGTGGGACCTGGTGATTCTCGATGAAATCTGCGTTGCCCTGGGCTTCAAAATGCTGGACGTTGAAGAAGTCAAAGAGCTCATAGATAAAAAAGCACCGAAAACGGAACTCGTCCTTACAGGTCGTTACTGTCCGGAGGAGCTGTTTGAACTTGCAGACTACGTTACGGAGATGAAGGAGGTAAAGCACCCCTACCAGAAGGGAATAATTGCAAGGAGGGGCGTTGAATACTGA